In Arachis hypogaea cultivar Tifrunner chromosome 17, arahy.Tifrunner.gnm2.J5K5, whole genome shotgun sequence, a single window of DNA contains:
- the LOC112764555 gene encoding uncharacterized protein isoform X2, whose protein sequence is MVLPNMASIEDINAISYDLCGLVRSVSGSPKAKVALTHGPENVKPQKKQTDRNGRFCFEVVPGEYRLSAISENAPGLMFMPSCLF, encoded by the exons ATG GTTTTGCCAAATATGGCTTCAATAGAAGACATTAATGCCATTTCATATGACCTTTGTGGCTTAGTTAGGTCAGTTAGTGGTAGTCCGAAAGCCAAG GTGGCTTTGACTCATGGACCCGAGAATGTAAAACCACAAAAGAAGCAAACAGATAGAAATGGAAGATTTTGCTTCGAG gttgtgcCTGGTGAATATCGATTATCAGCTATTTCTGAGAATGCTCCTGGGCTCATGTTTATGCCATcatgtttattttaa
- the LOC112764555 gene encoding uncharacterized protein isoform X1, whose translation MINKFSIVDESMKFSIDNLYNEYHCYHSTFVKDCFHDQVLPNMASIEDINAISYDLCGLVRSVSGSPKAKVALTHGPENVKPQKKQTDRNGRFCFEVVPGEYRLSAISENAPGLMFMPSCLF comes from the exons ATGATAAATAAATTCTCAATTGTTGATGAAAGCATGAAATTTAGCATTGATAATTTGTATAATGAATACCATTGCTATCATAGCACTTTTGTTAAGGATTGCTTTCATGATCAGGTTTTGCCAAATATGGCTTCAATAGAAGACATTAATGCCATTTCATATGACCTTTGTGGCTTAGTTAGGTCAGTTAGTGGTAGTCCGAAAGCCAAG GTGGCTTTGACTCATGGACCCGAGAATGTAAAACCACAAAAGAAGCAAACAGATAGAAATGGAAGATTTTGCTTCGAG gttgtgcCTGGTGAATATCGATTATCAGCTATTTCTGAGAATGCTCCTGGGCTCATGTTTATGCCATcatgtttattttaa